The genomic region GCGAGGCCATCCAGGTCATCGCCGACCTCTGCCCGCGCAAGTTCGTCCTCGGGGACGTGATGTTCTTCGGCGAACCCAACCCCGACGAGCCGTTCTACTCCCCCGAGGTCGACGACCCCTCGACGGTCGGCCACCTCGCCGACGCCTTCACCGACGCCGGGTTCGTGCTGACCGCGGTCGAACCGGTCCACGACCAGGTCGGCGTCCTCGTCGGCGAACGGGTCGACGTAGACCGGTGAGGTTCGAGGACCGATGAAACACCTTCCAAAGGCCCTCAGACCGAAGCGCCGGTACCTCGCCGTCGGCATCGAGTCCACCCCGGACGCCTCGTTCGGTCGTGGCGACTTCCAGCGCGAGCTGTGGTACGCCGCCCAGAACCTCGTCGGCGACGTGGGGAGCGCCGACGCCGACCTCACCGTCATCCAGTTCCACTTCGAGGACGGGACCGGCGAGGCCATCGTCCGGGCCCGCCACGGCCACACCGAGACGGCGCGGGCATCACTCGCCTGTATCGCGAGCATCAACGGCGCGGACTGTGGCCTTCACGTCCGTGGAATCTCCGGCACCATACGCGCCTGTGAAGAAAAGTATTTAGGACGCCCGTCGGAAGGTCCGAGACAGAGAACCGTCGCGTTCGAGCACGACGACCGGGCCGCTATCGAGCGAGATTCCGTTCTCGATGTGCGCGTCAACGGCGAGTACATCGGCGCGACGAACCTCGATTTCCAGTGATCTACAATGCAGGGACAAGCGTCACAGCAGGCGTACGACCGGGGTATCACCATCTTCTCCCCGGACGGTCGCCTCTACCAGGTCGAGTACGCCCGCGAGGCCGTCAAGCGGGGCACCGCCAGTATCGGGGTTCGAACGAACGAGGGGGTCGTCCTCTGCGTGGACAAGCGCATCCGCTCCCCGCTGATGGAGCGCAGTAGCGTCGAGAAGATCCACAAGGCCGACGACCACGTGGGTATCGCGAGCGCCGGCCACGTCGCCGACGCCCGCCAGCTCATCGACTTCGCCCGCCGTGATTCGCAGGTCAACCAGCTGCGCTACGGCGAGCCCATCGGGGTCGAGACGCTGACGAAGGACGTCACCGACCACATCCAGCAGTACACGCAGGTCGGTGGTGCCCGCCCGTTCGGTGTCGCGCTCATCATCGGCGGCATCGAGAACGGCGAGCCGCGCCTGTTCGAGACCGACCCCTCCGGGACGCCCTACGAGTGGAAGGCCCTCGCTGTCGGCGCGGACCGCGGCGATATCCAGGAATACCTCGAGACGAACTACGACGACGACGCCGACCTCGACGGCGGCATCGAACTCGCCCTGCGCGCGCTCGGCGAGGTGAACGAGGACGGACTGCGTCCCGAGAGCATCGGGATGGCGACGGTCGACGTCGAATCCGAGACGTTCGTCTCGCTCACCGACGACGAGGTCGAGGAGTACCTCACCGACCTCGAGCTGCTCGCGCCCGAGGAAGACGAGGACGCCGGCGACGAGACGACCGAGGAGTAACCCGACTCCCTGTTCGGGAAACACCTTTTTAACCACACCGCGTAAGTTTCGCGTATGATTTCACTTGACGAAGCGGTGACGGCGCGACTTGAGAGCCACGGTGCGCGCTTCGAGGTCCTCGTCGACCCCGACGCCGCGCTGGCCATCAAGCGCGGCGAGTTCGAGGGTGAACTCGAGGACGTCATCGCTGCCGAAGACGTGTTCGAGGACGCCTCGCGCGGCGACCGCCCCGCCGAGAGCGACCTGGAGAAGGTGTTCGAGACCACAGACCCGATGGCCATCATCCCCGAGGTCATCAAGCGCGGGGAGATCCAGATCACGGCCGAGCAGCGCCGCGAGATGCAAGAACAGAAGCGCAAACAGCTCGTCCAGAAGATCGCCCGGAACGCGGTCAACCCGCAGATGGACAACGCGCCCCATCCGCCGGACCGAATCGAGTCGGCGCTGGAGCAGGCGGGCTTCCAGGTCGACCCGATGGAGCCGGTAGAGAGCCAGGTCGACGACGCCCTCGACGCCCTGCGCCCGGTCATCCCCATCCGGTTCGACGAGGTGACCATCGCGGTCCACGTCCCCGCGGACTACGCGGGCAGCACGCAGGCGAAGGTCCGGAACTACGGCGACCTCGAACGCGAGGAGTGGCAGAACGACGGCTCGTGGGTCGGCGTCGTCACCTTCCCCGCCGGGATGCAGAACGACTTCTACGACATGGTCAACGACATGACCAGCGGTGAGGCCGAGACGCGCATCATCAAAGACGAGGACGACATCAGCACGCGGTAGCTGGCGTCGTCACTCGCCGGTGAGGCCGGAACAGAAACAGTAGCAAAAGGCCGAACTATCCCTTCTTGAAGCCGACGAGGAAGCCGCCGGTGAAGCCCGCACCGACCGACAGGGTCGAGAGGATCGGTTCGATCCAGCCGGCCTGGATCTCCTGGGTGTCCTGCGCTGCACTGAGGATCCCGCCGGACAGTTCGTCCCACTTGACCGTGATGTAGCCCTTCGATTCGAGGAATTTGAACAGCGCCATCTCCAGTCCGACCAGGATGGCGATGATCTTCGCTATCTTCTTCGCAGCGAATCCGATGAGCGCACCGATGACGGCACCCGAGCCGAACTCGAGGCCGAGTTGCTGCGGATTCAGCTCCAGGGGTAGCATACACGTAAGGCCACTCTACTTTCGAATAAGTCTTTTGGCGAGAAATTCCACCGTTCCCCGTCACTGCGGGGGGTTTTCCGAGTGACATGTGGCAAGAACCCTCGAATTGCTAGAACGCGTGGCAAGAGATTCAAGAGGGCCGGGCGGGTATAGGCGAGTATGATAGCGAACCGACCGACAGAGGTGCAGGACCGGCGGGGTTGACATCGCCCGCCGACCGGGTGTCGTCCCGGTCGGAGCGACCGGAAGCCGGAGGGACAGCAGTTACAACGCCGGATACTTCTCATGAAGGCACTCATCGCCAAACGCGTCGATTCAGGAATCGCAGACGTCAGCGAGATACGAGAGCTCGCACGCGCCGCCGGCTACGAGGTCGTCGGTGAACTGACCCAGTCACGGAAGGCCGACCCCGGCCTCCAGTTCGGCGAGGGGAAGGCGGACGAACTGGCCGAACTGGCCCATCGAAAGGACGCCGCGGTGGTCATCTTCGACAACCGGCTGGGCCCGTACCAGACGTACAACCTCGGCCAGAAGCTCCCCGAGGGGTGTGAGGTCATGGACCGCTTCACGCTCATCCTGGAGATATTCGGCCAGCGTGCCCAGACCCGGAAGGCACAGCTCCAGGTCGAACTCGCGGAACTCAGGTACGAACTCCCGCGTGCCGAGGCCAAGACCAGCCTCGCCAAGCGCGACGAGCACCCCGGCTTCATGGGCCTGGGTGAGTACGACGAGAGCCGCGAGCAGGACATCAAGGACCAGATCAGCCGCATCCGGGACGAGCTGAAACGCATCGAGCAGACCGAGGAGAAGCGCCGCGAGCGCCGCCACGAGGCAGGCTTCGACCTCGTCGCACTGGCGGGCTACACCAACGCCGGGAAGTCCACGCTGATGCGCCAGATGGCGGCGGACCTCGACGTGGACGAGAACGAGGACCTCCACCCGGACCTCGACGCGACGGCCGAGTCCGAGGACCGGCTGTTCACCACGCTCGGGACGACCACGCGCCGGATGGACCTCGACACCCGCGACGTGTTGCTGACCGACACCGTCGGGTTCATCTCGAACCTGCCGCACTGGCTGGTCGAGTCGTTCAAGTCCACCCTTGACTCCGTCTACCGCGCCGATCTCGTCCTCCTCGTCGTGGACGTCTCCGAACCCATCGACGAGATCCGCGAGAAGCTCGTGACGAGCCACGACACGCTGTACGAGCGAAACGAGGCTCCAATCGTCACGGTGCTGAACAAGATAGACAAGGTCGACGAGGCGGAACTCGCCGAGAAGCGCGAGGCACTCTCCGCGCTCGCCCCGAACCCGGTCGCGGTCTCCGGGCAGGAGAACCTCAACATCGACGAACTCAGAGAGCGCATCGTACAGGAACTCCCCGACTGGGAGCGCGAGCGCCTCGTGTTGCCGATGACCGACGACACGATGAGCGTGGTCTCGTGGATCCACGACAACGCGAACGTCGAGGAGGTGAATTACGGCGATGAGGACGTGCTGGTGGACTTCGAGGCACGGCCCGCCGTCGTCGAGAAGGCGCGGTCGCGGGCGGCCGAGCTCTCCACGCCGGTGCAGTAGCCCGGGCGAACCGGACGCAGGACTCTCTTCTGTGCCGAACGTCTCCAGCACGTCGGAGGCGAAGCCACGTTCCGAGAATACGGAGACCTGGTGACGGTGTTCTCCCGGTCGGGTGCCCCACAGGCCGTGCTGGCGACGTTCACCGAGGAGTGAGCGGCCAGCGCGCCCGTTTCTATCCCGGTATCGAGATATCCTCACCTGCCTCGTTCAGGTTCGCCCATACGTCCCCGCTCTCCTGGACGACCACCTCGAACTGAAGCGGGCCGGCCCCGACGGCCCCGCCGTGGGAGTTGAACGAGATGACCGCCTGATTGTGGTGTCTCTCCGACGTGGCGGTCAGGCTGTAGAAGCCGGGGGCACCCTCGAAGTCGTCGATGGGCCGGGGGTCCCCGGCTGCCGGTGCCTCGAACGTGCCCCAGATCGGGCGCTCGGTGGAGCCGTCCCGCGGCGCGTACACGAGGGTCAGGGACACCTGTTCGGCCTGGCCGGTGTCCGACCGCAGGAGGAGACGGTCCAGGGTCGCGGCGTCGTCACTGTCGGACGTCGAACAGCCTGCGAGGGCCGCTGTGGCCGTCGCGCCAAGGCTGCAGAGGAGGGCACGTCGTCGCATGGTCTCCCGTTTTGTCTGAAAACAGGTAGTTCCTCGGGTGGGGACTGGGTCAGTGACCGGCAAGTCGGTCCCCTACAGCTCCCGCTTCTCCTTCGAGACGACCTTCACGCCCTCGATTCTGGTGTCGGGATACTGCCCGTCCGAATCCTTCTCGGCGGCCTTCACCATGTCCCAGACGACGTTCAGTCCGGTCGTCACTCCTTCGAGAGCCTCCATCTCGCAGCCGGTCTTGCCCGTCGTCTCGACACCGACCTGCAGGGTGACGTGGTCGTCCGCGACGTCGAAGTCGGTGTCGACGTTCGTCACGGGAATCTGGTGGCACATCGGGATGGTCTCCCAGGTGTGCTTGACCGCCTGGATGGCCCCGATGCGGGCGGTCGCCAGCACGTCACCTTTCTTCACCTCGTTACCCCGAATCGCCTCGATGGTCGACGGCTGGAGATGGATGGTCCCCTCGGCGACGGCCCGGCGGGCCGTATCGGGTTTGTCGCCCACGTCGACCATCTGGGCTTCACCTGCATCGTCGGTGTGGGTCAACTCGTCACTCATCGCGACCACCCCACATGGCGTGGGGAATCTCCCGCAGTAGGTCGGACGCAAACATACCGTATCCTTGCGCGTCGACGACGGAATCACCTGCGGTTCCGTTCACGTAGGCCGCGATACCGCCCGCTTCGACCGGGTCGTGGGTGCTCGCGAGCGCGCCGCAGATACCCGCGAGCACGTCGCCGGTCCCCCCGACGGTCATGCCCGGGTTTCCTGTCCTGTTGACCCGCGTCGTCTCGCCGTCGGAGACCACGTCGTAAGCCCCCTTCACGAGCAGCGTCTGGCCGAGGTCTGCGGCGAACGACTCCACGAGTTCTGTTCGCTCCTGCCAGTCCTCGTCGGTCTCCCCACCCATCGCGACGAGTTCGCCCTGGTGGGGCGTACACAGCAGGTCGGCGTCGGTTTCTGTCCCTGGCACCGCCCGGAGCGCGTCGGCGTCGACCACGGCCCGGCCGTCGTAGACCTCGAGGAACTCGCGGACCGCGTCGAGCGTCCCGCTGGCCCGACCCAATCCCGGTCCGAGAATCACGCAGTCGGCGGCGAGCGCCCGGTCGAGCAGCTCGTCGACGTGCTTTGGCTGGAGCAGGTCACCGGCGAGTTCGTGGACGATGAGGCCCTCCTCGAAGCCCTGTACCTCCCGCGCGACGTTCTCCGGACAGGCGATGTGGACGAGGTCGGCTCCGGCCCGCATCGCGGCCTGCCCGGCGAGTGCCGGCGCGCCGGTGTAGGGCCCGCCGCCGACCACGAGGACCTCGCCGAAGTCGCCCTTGTGGGCGTGTGGGTCTCTGGAGAGGGCAAGGAGGTCGCCCTGCTCGACGAACAACTCTGCTGCCGCGGGGATGCCGATGTCCGCGACCGTGATGATGGGCGCGTCGACCGCCTCCAGCCCGGGCTTGTCGTCGTGGAAGGTGACGACGTGGTCGGCCTGGACCGCGGTTCCATGGGACTCGCCTGTGTCCGCGTCGACGCCGGAGGGCACGTCGACCGAGACGACGTAGGCCGACGACTGGTTGATGGCTTCGGCCGCTGTCGCCTCGGGCTCGCGGAGCGCCCCGGTCACGCCGGTCCCGAGCATCGCGTCGACCACGAGGTCGCAGTCGGGGAGCGAGAAGTCAGCCGAATCGCGCACCTCCTGTGTGTCGTACTCGCCCTGCTGGAGCGCGTCCCAGTTCTCCCGGGCGATGTCGGTCGTGATGTTCTCGGCACGCCCGAGCAGGATGGTCTCGACCGCGAACTCGTCGAGGAATCGGGCCGCGACGAAAGCGTCCCCGCCGTTGTTCCCGCGGCCCGCGACGATGACGACCTCATCGCCGGGCTCTGCGTGCTCGCGGACCACCCGGGCGACCGCGTTCCCGCTCGACTCCATGAGCTGTTTCCGGGGGACGCCGAGCGCCTCGGCGTTCCGGTCGACCTGTGCCATCCGGTCGCTCGTAATCATGGGCGGACGTTCGGGCGGTGACAGGTAAAGACTGGCGTCGGGTAGGGTGGTTCTGGTGGGGTTGTTAGTCGGCGGAAGTGGTGGGTGGCGCGTGCGGTCGCCAGTCACGAGCGACAGCGAGTGCTGGCGTCGGAAACACGCGAGGGACGACCGGAGCGAAGTGAAACGAAGCGGAGGGAGTCGGCTGGGGAGGGTGTGGCTGCGGTGCGGGGCGGTGGCGGTCTCCATCGCCATCGGCAGTCGTGAACTGGTTCTCGGACACACCAGCGACACGGACACCTGGACGAAGCACTCTCGAAGGCGATACCCGTCGACCAGTCGACGACCATCCACACAGAAGAATTTCGTACTCGGAGCCGAGTTCTCTTCTATGACACTCCCCGAAGTCGGTCTCGGCACCATGGGCATCGACGACCCGGACGCCATCGCCAGCGCCCTGGACGCGGGCTATCGCCACCTCGACACCGCACAGATCTACGAGAACGAAGCCGTCGTCGGCGAGGGCATCGCGAAGAGCGACGTGCCCCGGGACGAGGTCTTCCTCGCGACGAAGGTCTGGGCCACGAACCTCGCGCCGGAGGATGTACGCGAGAGCACGGAAGCCAGCCTCGACCGCCTCGGCGTCGATTCCGTGGATCTGCTCTACGTCCACCGGCCCATCGAGGCGTACGACCCGGAGACCACCCTCCCGGCGTTCGACGAACTGGTCGAGGACAGACTCACGAAACACGTCGGCGTCTCGAACTTCACGCAAGAGGAACTCGCCACCGCCCGCGAGCACCTCGACGCGCCCATCTTCGCCCACCAGATAGAGTACCACCCGTTCTTCCAGACGCCGGACCTGCTGGCCGACAACCGCGCCCACGACGAGACGGTGGTCGCATACTCCCCGCTGGCGCAGGGGAAAGTGTTCGACGATTCGACGCTGCAGGATATCGCCGAGGCTCACGAGGCCACTCCCGCCGACGTGGCTATCGCGTGGCTCTGCCAGAAGGAGGGCGTCGTGACGATTCCCAAAGCAGGGAGCCGGGAGCATCAGGAGGGCAACCTGGCGGCTGCCGATATCGGACTCACAGACGAGGAGTGCGCCCGAATCGACGAGCTCGACCGCGGCGAGGAGCTGTTCCCCGAGTAGAATCAGCGCTACCGACGAATCCGGAATCCGTCTTCGGCCTCTGGCTCTTCGTACTCGACCTCGACAGACTCGACGTTCGCGGCCGGACTGCCCTCGTGACACCATTCAACCATCGACTCGACGGCGTCCTCTGGCCCTTCGAAGACCGCCTCGACGCGGCCGTCGCGGAGGTTCTGGACCCAGCCGTCGATTCCCTTCTCCTGTGCGGTGTCGCGGGTGTTCGCCCGGTAGTAGACGCCCTGGACGCGACCCGAGACGAAGACGTGTGCGCGGGTTCGGTCGGCTGCTGACATGGGTCGAGATTCGGTCTCGGCGATGAAAAATCCCCAGTCAGACGACGGAGTAGGACACGACCTCGACACCACCCGAGGCGTTCACCCGGAGGTGGTAGCGCTCGTAGTTCTCGAGGGGTCGCTCCCAGACGAGCTCGCCGTCGACGCGAATCTCGAGTCGGTACTCAGCGGTCGGCTCGAACCGGTCCTCGAACTCGTATCTCCCAGTCTCGGTGAGTGTCTGCTCGACGTCGTCCCCGCCGTCGAGGTTCACCGCGGTGACGGTGACGTTCCCTTCGTATCGATTCCACAGCTCCAGCGGGTCCTCGACGCACATGCAGGGCGTCGTCGTCTCGCCAACTGCGTTCGTCTCAGCGGGTGTCGTGGTTGCCTGTGACGTCGTCACGGTAGTCGGTTCACGCGTCGGTTCGGTCGTCGTGTCGGCCCCGAGTGCGGGACCCAGACAACCGGCGGACACGAGACAGACCGCGAGGCCGAAGAGGAGGGCAGGTCGAGACATCATGTCGGGTTTCCGGAGAGTGTGGCATAAGCTTTCTTCGGCGCGCTTTTCCCGCCACACCGCCAACCCCCGGCCATGTCCCAGCACCGCAGCAACATCGCGCCCAGCACCCTGGGCGTCGAGTTACAGGACGGTGGCGTGTCGGTCGAGTACACGGACGGCCGGTCGGTGTTCTACCACGGCGTCCCCGACAAGAAGGAGGGCAGCGTCGAGTGCCCGCCGGGCAAGCACGTCCAGGTGCTCGTCACGGACCCGACCGAGACCGAGGGAGTGCTCGTCTACGTCAACGACCGCAAGACCGACGACGACATCCTCGAATCGACCGGCGTCGGCCGCCTCCTGCTGGACACCGGCGAGGAGGAGGAGCTGTTCCCCGGCGTCGTGGTCAAACGCGGCGGCGTCCGCGTGACCGTCGAGGCCGACCCCGAGGAAGCCCGCGGGCGTGTCTTCGTCTTCGCCGAGGACGAGATAAGCGAGCACTCCTACGAGATCGTCTGATGCCACTGGCCAAGCGCTGGCACGACTTCGACCGGTCGGTTCTCGGAACGGTTCCGGACCGCCTCGGGATGTACGAACTCGGCGACGAGGACGGGACCGTGGTCGAGGTTGGCCACGGCGTCCTGCGCGACGAACTGAAGTCAGCACTCTCGTACCGCGATGCGGCGAAGGTCCGCTGGGAGGTCGCCCAGACCCGCGAGCAGGCGTCCGAGCTGGCGGCGACGCATCGCGACCGGCTCTGAATCGCCCGACCGACGCAGCCACTTACTGCAGGTACG from Haloarchaeobius sp. HME9146 harbors:
- a CDS encoding Rpp14/Pop5 family protein, whose product is MKHLPKALRPKRRYLAVGIESTPDASFGRGDFQRELWYAAQNLVGDVGSADADLTVIQFHFEDGTGEAIVRARHGHTETARASLACIASINGADCGLHVRGISGTIRACEEKYLGRPSEGPRQRTVAFEHDDRAAIERDSVLDVRVNGEYIGATNLDFQ
- the psmA gene encoding archaeal proteasome endopeptidase complex subunit alpha, translated to MQGQASQQAYDRGITIFSPDGRLYQVEYAREAVKRGTASIGVRTNEGVVLCVDKRIRSPLMERSSVEKIHKADDHVGIASAGHVADARQLIDFARRDSQVNQLRYGEPIGVETLTKDVTDHIQQYTQVGGARPFGVALIIGGIENGEPRLFETDPSGTPYEWKALAVGADRGDIQEYLETNYDDDADLDGGIELALRALGEVNEDGLRPESIGMATVDVESETFVSLTDDEVEEYLTDLELLAPEEDEDAGDETTEE
- a CDS encoding ribosome assembly factor SBDS; this translates as MISLDEAVTARLESHGARFEVLVDPDAALAIKRGEFEGELEDVIAAEDVFEDASRGDRPAESDLEKVFETTDPMAIIPEVIKRGEIQITAEQRREMQEQKRKQLVQKIARNAVNPQMDNAPHPPDRIESALEQAGFQVDPMEPVESQVDDALDALRPVIPIRFDEVTIAVHVPADYAGSTQAKVRNYGDLEREEWQNDGSWVGVVTFPAGMQNDFYDMVNDMTSGEAETRIIKDEDDISTR
- a CDS encoding FUN14 domain-containing protein, whose product is MLPLELNPQQLGLEFGSGAVIGALIGFAAKKIAKIIAILVGLEMALFKFLESKGYITVKWDELSGGILSAAQDTQEIQAGWIEPILSTLSVGAGFTGGFLVGFKKG
- the hflX gene encoding GTPase HflX — its product is MKALIAKRVDSGIADVSEIRELARAAGYEVVGELTQSRKADPGLQFGEGKADELAELAHRKDAAVVIFDNRLGPYQTYNLGQKLPEGCEVMDRFTLILEIFGQRAQTRKAQLQVELAELRYELPRAEAKTSLAKRDEHPGFMGLGEYDESREQDIKDQISRIRDELKRIEQTEEKRRERRHEAGFDLVALAGYTNAGKSTLMRQMAADLDVDENEDLHPDLDATAESEDRLFTTLGTTTRRMDLDTRDVLLTDTVGFISNLPHWLVESFKSTLDSVYRADLVLLVVDVSEPIDEIREKLVTSHDTLYERNEAPIVTVLNKIDKVDEAELAEKREALSALAPNPVAVSGQENLNIDELRERIVQELPDWERERLVLPMTDDTMSVVSWIHDNANVEEVNYGDEDVLVDFEARPAVVEKARSRAAELSTPVQ
- the moaC gene encoding cyclic pyranopterin monophosphate synthase MoaC, translating into MSDELTHTDDAGEAQMVDVGDKPDTARRAVAEGTIHLQPSTIEAIRGNEVKKGDVLATARIGAIQAVKHTWETIPMCHQIPVTNVDTDFDVADDHVTLQVGVETTGKTGCEMEALEGVTTGLNVVWDMVKAAEKDSDGQYPDTRIEGVKVVSKEKREL
- a CDS encoding NAD(P)H-hydrate dehydratase; the protein is MITSDRMAQVDRNAEALGVPRKQLMESSGNAVARVVREHAEPGDEVVIVAGRGNNGGDAFVAARFLDEFAVETILLGRAENITTDIARENWDALQQGEYDTQEVRDSADFSLPDCDLVVDAMLGTGVTGALREPEATAAEAINQSSAYVVSVDVPSGVDADTGESHGTAVQADHVVTFHDDKPGLEAVDAPIITVADIGIPAAAELFVEQGDLLALSRDPHAHKGDFGEVLVVGGGPYTGAPALAGQAAMRAGADLVHIACPENVAREVQGFEEGLIVHELAGDLLQPKHVDELLDRALAADCVILGPGLGRASGTLDAVREFLEVYDGRAVVDADALRAVPGTETDADLLCTPHQGELVAMGGETDEDWQERTELVESFAADLGQTLLVKGAYDVVSDGETTRVNRTGNPGMTVGGTGDVLAGICGALASTHDPVEAGGIAAYVNGTAGDSVVDAQGYGMFASDLLREIPHAMWGGRDE
- a CDS encoding aldo/keto reductase, with product MTLPEVGLGTMGIDDPDAIASALDAGYRHLDTAQIYENEAVVGEGIAKSDVPRDEVFLATKVWATNLAPEDVRESTEASLDRLGVDSVDLLYVHRPIEAYDPETTLPAFDELVEDRLTKHVGVSNFTQEELATAREHLDAPIFAHQIEYHPFFQTPDLLADNRAHDETVVAYSPLAQGKVFDDSTLQDIAEAHEATPADVAIAWLCQKEGVVTIPKAGSREHQEGNLAAADIGLTDEECARIDELDRGEELFPE
- a CDS encoding acylphosphatase produces the protein MSAADRTRAHVFVSGRVQGVYYRANTRDTAQEKGIDGWVQNLRDGRVEAVFEGPEDAVESMVEWCHEGSPAANVESVEVEYEEPEAEDGFRIRR
- a CDS encoding DUF5796 family protein; this translates as MSQHRSNIAPSTLGVELQDGGVSVEYTDGRSVFYHGVPDKKEGSVECPPGKHVQVLVTDPTETEGVLVYVNDRKTDDDILESTGVGRLLLDTGEEEELFPGVVVKRGGVRVTVEADPEEARGRVFVFAEDEISEHSYEIV